The following are encoded in a window of Phaseolus vulgaris cultivar G19833 chromosome 3, P. vulgaris v2.0, whole genome shotgun sequence genomic DNA:
- the LOC137806035 gene encoding uncharacterized protein isoform X2 — MECLLGFASSVSRDLVCGALNQLRYPCDFNNFVKKLEEEERDLIVTKDSVQKFVTNAKKQTRKTSEVVDKWLQDAINDVDNVNQLLKEAKAKKFCCFGYCPNWIWQYRVGKKLAYKNVYLEKFIAEGRKYVPFDRIATLPSGTLHILTEKCMNFESRQSTYEKLLEAVKNNDVAMIGLYGMGGCGKTTLAMEVMKLVEAEHCFEKVLFVPISSTVEVRRIQEKIASSLQYTFPETEVMERAQRLCLRLNQEKNILMILDDVWEKLDFGGIGIPSSEHHTVCKILITTRSEEVCTSMDCQRKIYLPILTDEEAWTLFQNKALISKNTPDTLKNLGRLISNECKGLPVAIAAVASSLKGKVETIWNVALNKLRSSKPINIERGLIDPYKCLQLSYDNLDTKEAKSLFLFCSVFPEDSEIPIEVLTRYAIGLGVVGEAHSYEEARSEVVAAKIKLVSSCLLLDEEDEYVKMHDIVRDVAHLIAKKENKIIKCEEEKDVTIEQNSVRYLWCVKFPIDLDCSNLEFLFLKTKLEEFNGIFKRMRMLKVLILVNDKDGITPLSTMCLKTLTNLRYLGISGYELSDFSFVSHMKKLQSLSMNGCSLPSFPELQTDVAITQVTTLKLLQLYKCEMKGKNFEVIKRIPLLEELYIVDIEGEWDSNSEDNIEFFNTFSVPKTLQRYAIVLGSNNFGDYNYNYFHPPPRTLLLNHFDKSNEVIKGLAKKATYLFVANIQRGAKNIIPDIFQIEGGGLDELSKFEICNSEEIECLIDTSNHLSTVVSPFSKLYKLRMVNLKNLRALWHFSQPISGPFENLEKLYFSDCPKLTSLFTYVVARSLVQLKVLKISTCDELKHILGDDDKTKKSQGEFTTRHPVQIFQNLQKVEIHSCRELKHIFSTNIVKGLTQLKMLKIENCDMLDQIIGDIAPSTDQDNKEELDEIIEEGTLSSLTSLKIFCCPKLGSIFTASTAKTLTSLEELFIQNCLSLKLIVTHERVNQNHKENIGEDDHDFHSDISIFQGLKVLHISGCDLLQRIFPISFVGGMMKLNDIRDEEIVDLKDFSSQNKFKDNSCHQKQKNTLFELPALEVLKLDRTLDSTILDSYPIRCPSLRTLSLGIGIYIGFFMINCSTDASKARHGDYISIKISNSDFVPPLESVEYISKQPQGLNLLIMHNIREIELKGFDKVKYLFKPSIVSSLMLEILRIEKCHGLEHIIDIEDEYGKENLNAIFPNLRKLSVRDCDQLKYMLGQYPVANQDCDEIHIHFSALEKISLYNLPNFVSICATNTLTVTWPSLKKFSCDRFSYPFYNPVSCLTVPTNSREPISDLKRFQSHFFSLQDLSIRNCEVEDIFCLNGHGMVGQQVSLRLEYLLLENLPQMTYIWVASKISINLQHLTILEILGCAKLKEIFPPSVLRSLQKLKILIIKECMELKQIVGCEQGAPNNSFTLPNLRRLEIIGCAKLEVIFPKYVLRCLPELKSVKIRKCKELREIIEEDLEDKKMSNLLSPQPCFPKLKELYVGHCHKLKRFISGSASNDFPNLYLLIINGASKLEELVGCGQEKGDRIEKKKVELPRVKLLIFMHMSNFDQEIELPSLKICVVYESPKLSLTPTTTFGELKETFPYKDLKNTGLLDWDLREYMSYLDEDSTISGSSEFTSPQEIENIGNESIKEGPSAKGDKTKPLSTGVEDISIGGGVATHIDSGGMDILAQHSKVVEQDDKMNEGKAGIMPSQEIQVEEGLNLLDKQKEIHINSNNNIDISSGFLFLIFKFQSYIFISLFKLFIAFADICTRLGTYKHFVDLDDAQIALLVEAITTYPHLWNACEKFSERFQAWRLKILADMLLFLQKESVDNLTPQREKEFHKLYEEAVEIGFESSWIDEMRQHILTKDPKLREDIAERQKDENPKRSCSVDMVLDTQVVKQGDGSNENCKRNSRCVKTQNVNNSFEEGSDLVGKKGEIGVVSIDHNAARNEEPEKEFVAKVSTSEIPRTTTSLTNSQPSERLTPSYLSIPLRETPSNALVDKQRISELCLMNRQKSLGEISIEREAVEKTTKKYTSTAVSSIHSESTSSQLDQIFTSQTKSHPHSEIRSSQTETHTVKESGGHPKIIQDFGANDIMSLFAPVVVGKESEDNIVGKTLVELEKYLKMSLKDIVSSETNSISLLSAINFLSNLPFKDVTLSDGLKDIIEIMQQEFPSIACSFKQGFATNEKLAELEARGNEMATTLGSKISEAKNFYDEAQLKEVVLKEQIIRLKEEIKVSEDALSSLEDEKNKRIAETIGYKMELENVRKDQSQIVEDERKVQQKLFEVTYKWSVLCSQYEYNRMTGRNSS, encoded by the exons ATGGAGTGCCTCTTGGGTTTTGCATCTTCTGTTTCAAGAGATTTAGTATGTGGCGCATTAAATCAATTACGTTATCCTTGTGATTTTAACAATTTCGTaaaaaaacttgaagaagaagagcGCGATTTGATTGTAACGAAAGACAGTGTCCAAAAATTTGTTACAAATGCCAAGAAACAAACAAGAAAGACTAGTGAAGTTGTTGACAAGTGGTTGCAAGATGCTATTAATGACGTAGACAATGTGAATCAGTTGTTGAAAGAGGCAAAAGCCAAAAAATTCTGTTGCTTTGGGTACTGTCCAAATTGGATTTGGCAATATCGTGTAGGAAAAAAGTTAGCATATAAAAATGTGTACCTTGAAAAGTTCATTGCAGAGGGTAGAAAATATGTGCCATTTGACCGCATTGCTACACTTCCTTCAGGCACCCTTCATATTCTCACAGAAAAATGCATGAATTTTGAGAGTAGACAATCTACATATGAGAAGCTGCTCGAAGCAGTGAAAAATAATGATGTTGCCATGATTGGATTGTATGGGATGGGGGGGTGTGGTAAAACCACATTAGCAATGGAGGTTATGAAGTTAGTAGAAGCAGAACATTGTTTTGAAAAAGTTCTTTTTGTGCCTATTTCTAGTACAGTGGAAGTTCGAAGGATCCAAGAAAAAATTGCAAGTTCACTGCAGTATACATTTCCAGAAACTGAAGTAATGGAGAGGGCCCAACGATTGTGCTTGAGATTAAACCAAGAGAAAAACATTCTTATGATTTTAGATGATGTGTGGGAGAAGCTTGACTTTGGTGGCATTGGGATTCCCTCCTCTGAACATCATACAGTCTGCAAGATTCTCATTACCACTAGATCAGAAGAAGTTTGTACTTCAATGGATTGCCAAAGAAAGATTTACCTGCCAATTTTAACGGATGAAGAAGCGTGGACTCTTTTCCAAAATAAAGCACTTATATCTAAAAACACCCCTGATACCTTAAAGAATCTGGGAAGATTAATTTCCAATGAATGTAAAGGATTGCCTGTTGCCATTGCAGCTGTTGCTAGTAGTTTGAAGGGAAAAGTTGAGACGATATGGAATGTTGCATTGAATAAGTTGAGAAGTTCTAAGCCAATAAATATTGAAAGAGGTTTGATTGATCCCTACAAGTGCTTGCAGCTGAGCTATGATAATTTGGATACTAAAGAAGCCAAATCACTTTTCCTATTTTGTTCTGTGTTCCCTGAAGATAGTGAAATTCCAATTGAAGTTTTAACAAGATATGCTATAGGATTAGGTGTAGTTGGAGAAGCACACTCTTATGAGGAGGCAAGGAGTGAAGTGGTTGCAGCCAAAATTAAGCTCGTCAGTTCTTGTTTATTGTTGGATGAAGAGGATGAATATGTCAAAATGCATGACATAGTTCGCGATGTGGCCCACTTGATAGCCAAGAAGGAGAATAAGATAATCAAGTGCGAAGAGGAAAAAGATGTGACTATTGAACAAAATTCAGTAAGATATCTATGGTGTGTGAAATTTCCAATTGATTTAGATTGTTCCAATcttgagtttttatttttaaagacaaaattggAAGAATTTAATGGAATTTTCAAAAGAATGAGAATGCTCAAAGTTTTGATTCTAGTCAATGATAAGGATGGAATAACACCATTGTCAACAATGTGtttaaaaacattaacaaaTCTTCGTTATCTAGGTATTTCTGGTTATGAATTGAGCGACTTCTCATTTGTAAGCCATATGAAGAAACTTCAAAGTCTTTCGATGAATGGTTGTTCATTGCCTTCATTTCCTGAATTACAAACCGATGTTGCAATTACACAAGTAACAACCTTAAAATTGTTACAATTGTACAAATGTGAAATGAAAGGGAAGAATTTCGAAGTGATCAAAAGAATCCCACTACTGGAAGAGTTGTACATTGTCGATATTGAAGGAGAATGGGATTCTAATAGTGAAGACAATATTGAATTCTTTAACACGTTTAGTGTCCCCAAAACACTGCAAAGGTATGCAATTGTATTAGGATCCAATAACTTTGgtgattataattataattattttcaccCTCCTCCCAGAACTCTATTACTTAACCATTTTGACAAATCAAATGAGGTAATTAAGGGTTTGGCAAAAAAAGCAACATATCTCTTTGTAGCAAATATTCAGAGAGGCGCAAAAAATATCATCCCTGATATATTTCAAATTGAAGGAGGAGGTTTGGACGAGTTGAGTAAGTTTGAGATATGTAATTCTGAAGAGATAGAGTGTTTGATTGACACTAGTAACCATTTGAGTACAGTGGTATCTCCCTTCTCCAAGTTGTATAAGCTCAGAATGGTTAACTTGAAAAATCTAAGAGCTTTATGGCATTTTTCTCAACCTATAAGTGGACCTTTTGAGAACTTAGAGAAGTTGTATTTTAGTGATTGTCCAAAGTTGACATCTCTTTTCACGTATGTCGTTGCTCGAAGTTTGGTACAATTGAAAGTACTAAAAATTTCAACATGTGATGAACTGAAGCATATATTAGGAGATGATGACAAAACGAAGAAAAGTCAAGGTGAATTCACCACTAGACATCCTGTACAAATCTTCCAAAATCTTCAAAAAGTAGAGATACATAGTTGTAGAGAATTAAAACATATATTCTCGACCAACATTGTAAAGGGCTTAACTCAATTGAAAATGCTCAAGATAGAAAACTGTGACATGCTAGATCAAATAATTGGGGATATTGCTCCATCAACAGACCAAGATAATAAAGAAGAACTTGATGAAATCATTGAGGAAG GAACTCTATCAAGCCTTACAAgccttaaaatattttgttgtcCGAAGTTAGGCTCAATTTTTACAGCATCTACAGCTAAGACCTTGACTTctttggaagaattgttcattCAAAATTGCCTTAGCTTGAAGCTTATAGTAACTCATGAAAGGGTCAATCAAAATCATAAGGAAAATATTGGCGAGGATGACCATGACTTTCATAGTGATATTTCAATCTTCCAGGGTTTGAAAGTGCTACATATCAGTGGATGTGACTTATTGCAACGTATATTCCCTATCTCTTTTGTTGGAGGCATGATGAAATTGAATGATATAAGAGATGAAGAGATTGTTGATTTGAAAGATTTTTCAAGTCAAAATAAATTCAAAGACAATTCTTGtcaccaaaaacaaaagaatactCTATTTGAACTTCCTGCTTTAGAAGTACTCAAACTTGATCGTACCCTGGATAGCACCATTCTAGATAGCTATCCTATAAGATGTCCATCTTTGAGAACATTATCATTGGGTATTGGGATATATATTGGGTTTTTCATGATAAATTGTTCAACGGATGCTTCAAAAGCTAGACATGGGGATTATATTTCAATCAAG ATATCAAACTCGGATTTTGTTCCCCCACTTGAAAGTGTTGAATATATTTCAAAACAACCTCAGGGTTTGAACTTGCTTATTATGCATAATATAAGAGAGATTGAACTGAAAGGCTTTGATAAggtaaaatatctttttaagcCGTCTATAGTTTCATCATTGATGTTGGAAATCTTGAGAATTGAGAAATGTCATGGACTTGAGCACATTATAGACATTGAAGATGAATATGGCAAAGAGAATTTGAATGCTATCTTTCCAAACTTAAGAAAGCTTTCAGTGCGTGACTGTGACCAACTGAAATATATGCTTGGCCAATATCCCGTAGCTAATCAGGATTGTGATGAGATTCATATTCATTTTTCCGCATTGGAAAAAATCTCTCTTTACAATCTACCAAATTTTGTTAGCATTTGTGCTACCAACACTCTCACTGTGACATGGCCATCTTTGAAGAAGTTTTCTTGTGACAGATTTTCCTATCCTTTTTACAATCCCGTTAGTTGTTTGACTGTTCCTACCAATTCAAGAGAGCCTATTAGC GATCTAAAACGGTTTCAAAGCCATTTCTTCAGTTTGCAAGATCTATCCATAAGGAATTGTGAAGTAGAAGATATTTTTTGTCTTAATGGACATGGAATGGTTGGGCAACAAGTGAGTTTAAGGTTAGAGTATTTGCTTTTGGAAAATCTACCTCAAATGACTTATATTTGGGTGGCTTCCAAGATTTCAATTAATCTCCAACATCTTACCATATTAGAAATATTGGGATGTgcaaaattgaaagaaatattTCCTCCCTCTGTTTTAAGAAGTTTACAAAAGTTGAAAATCCTAATCATAAAAGAATGCATGGAATTGAAGCAGATTGTTGGATGTGAACAAGGAGCTCCAAACAATTCTTTTACCCTCCCAAATCTTCGAAGATTAGAAATAATTGGATGTGCAAAATTGGAAGTAATATTTCCAAAGTATGTTTTAAGATGCCTACCAGAGTTAAAAAGTGTGAAAATAAGAAAATGCAAAGAATTAAGAGAAATCATTGAAGAGGATTTGGAAGACAAAAAAATGTCTAATCTTCTTTCTCCTCAGCCATGCTTCCCAAAACTAAAAGAATTGTATGTTGGACATTGCCATAAGCTGAAAAGATTTATCTCTGGATCTGCATCTAATGACTTTCCCAATCTTTATCTTTTGATCATAAATGGAGCCTCTAAACTAGAAGAACTTGTTGGATGTGGACAAGAAAAAGGTGACAggatagaaaagaaaaaagttgaGCTTCCAAGAGTGaaacttttaatatttatgcATATGTCAAACTTTGATCAAGAGATTGAATTGCCGAGTTTAAAAATTTGTGTTGTCTACGAAAGTCCAAAACTCTCTTTGACTCCAACAACTACTTTTGGAGAGCTGAAGGAAACTTTTCCTTATAA agATTTAAAAAACACTGGACTTTTAGACTGGGACTTAAGGGAGTACATGAGCTATTTAGATGAAGATTCTACTATTAGTGGTAGCAGTGAGTTCACTTCACCACAG GAGATTGAAAACATAGGAAATGAGAGCATTAAGGAGGGGCCTTCAGCAAAGGGTGATAAGACAAAACCTTTGTCAACTGGTGTTGAAGACATTAGCATTGGAGGTGGTGTTGCAACTCACATTGACTCTGGTGGCATGGACATACTTGCACAACATTCCAAGGTTGTTGAACAAGATGATAAGATGAATGAAGGAAAGGCAGGAATCATGCCAAGCCAAGAAATCCAAGTAGAAGAAGGGTTGAACCTATTGGACAAACAAAAAGAGATACATATTAATTCTAACAACAATATTGACATTTCTTCaggttttttatttcttattttcaagTTTCAATCCTATATTTTCATATCACTTTTCAAACTTTTTATAGCTTTTGCAGATATCTGTACAAGATTGGGAACATATAAACATTTTGTTGATCTGGATGATGCACAAATTGCTCTTTTGGTGGAGGCGATAACAACATATCCTCATCTTTGGAATGCTTGTGAGAAGTTTAGTGAGCGCTTTCAAGCTTGGAGGTTGAAAATTTTGGCAGATATGTTGTTGTTCCTTCAGAAGGAAAGTGTTGATAATCTTACTCCTcaaagagaaaaagagtttCATAAACTATACGAAGAAGCTGTTGAGATTGGATTTGAGAGTTCATGGATAGATGAAATGCGTCAACATATTTTGACGAAGGATCCTAAGCTAAGAGAGGACATTGCAGAGAGACAAAAGGATGAGAATCCTAAGAG GTCTTGTAGTGTGGATATGGTACTAGATACCCAGGTTGTTAAACAAGGTGATGGGTCTAATGAAAACTGTAAAAGAAATTCTCGATGTGTGAAGACCCAGAATGTTAACAATAGCTTCGAAGAAGGTTCTGACTTGGTTGGTAAAAAAGGTGAAATAGGTGTTGTTTCTATTGATCACAATGCTGCGAGAAATGAAGAACCAGAGAAAGAATTTGTTGCAAAAGTTTCTACTTCAGAAATACCAAGAACAACAACATCATTAACAAACTCACAACCATCTGAAAGGCTAACTCCATCTTATTTGAGTATTCCTCTACGTGAAACACCCTCAAAT GCATTGGTGGACAAACAGCGGATTAGTGAATTGTGCTTGATGAACAGACAAAAGTCACTTGGAGAAATT AGTATTGAGCGAGAAGCTGTAGAGAAAACCACAAAAAAGTACACCAGTACGGCAGTTTCATCAATTCATTCCGAATCCACTAGCTCACAGTTGGACCAAATATTTACTTCTCAAACTAAATCACACCCACAT AGTGAAATTAGGAGCAGTCAAACTGAGACCCACACTGTTAAAGAAAGTGGAGGCCATCCTAAAATTATTCAAGACTTTGGGGCCAATGATATCATGAGTTTATTTGCACCAGTTGTTGTGGGGAAAGAGAGTGAAGACAACATAGTTGGAAAGACCCTTGTTGAGTTGGAAAAGTATCTAAAGATGTCTTTGAAGGACATAGTTAGCTCTGAGACTAACAGCATTAGCCTTTTGTCTGCTATTAATTTCCTGTCCAACCTTCCTTTCAAAGATGTAACTCTATCAGATGGACTCAAAGATATTATAGAAATTATGCAACAAGAGTTCCCAAGCATTGCATGCTCCTTTAAGCAAGGTTTTGCTACCAATGAGAAGTTGGCAGAACTTGAAGCTCGTGGGAATGAGATGGCCACTACTCTTGGTTCCAAAATTTCTGAGGCAAAGAATTTCTATGATGAAGCTCAACTGAAGGAAGTAGTTTTGAAGGAACAAATCATTAGGTTGAAGGAAGAAATAAAAGTTTCTGAGGATGCCTTATCATCTCTggaagatgaaaaaaataaaagaattgcAGAAACTATTGGGTACAAAATGGAGCTTGAAAATGTGAGGAAAGACCAGTCTCAAATTGTGGAAGATGAAAGAAAAGTTCAACAAAAATTATTTGAGGTGACTTATAAATGGTCAGTTCTATGTAGTCAATATGAGTACAATCGCATGACTGGTAGAAATTCCTCATGA